In Plantibacter sp. PA-3-X8, one DNA window encodes the following:
- a CDS encoding PepSY domain-containing protein: protein MELGDSTRPKEKVLTRLHDRQDARGADAGPPAGLPRRRSWFPSFLLRLHFYAAIFVGPFILVAAGSGALYALTPQLEQMVYAQQLHAPVRGHTVPLAEQIAASEAFVGGSETIVAVRPAPRPGDTTRVMYADGRLGESETRAIFVDPSTAEIRGDLTAYGTSGALPIRTWIDQLHRNLHLGDAGRLYSELAASWLGIIALAGLGLWIARIRRSRSKRDFLRPNRSARGYRRIFSWHASTGVWLLIGALFLSATGISWSQWGGGNFSTLRQASDWSTPSVQTDLSGGSSPSGEHAGHGGGGASDGGTPAPAPSPEDFERALAVARGVNVNTGLVEIRPPAEAGSAWVVQEIQRSFPTEVDAVAIDGATMQVTDRTDFSEFPLAAKLTRWGIDTHMGSMFGLPNQLALFVLAAGIMAMIIFGYLMWWKRRPTGGGRLVGKPPASQVLARAPWWGVLAILAGGLVIGLFLPLLGLSLAAFVVTDVLVGEFQRRATRA from the coding sequence ATGGAACTCGGGGACTCCACGCGCCCGAAGGAGAAGGTATTGACCAGGTTGCACGACCGCCAGGACGCACGCGGCGCTGATGCGGGCCCTCCGGCGGGGCTGCCCCGCCGACGCAGCTGGTTTCCGTCCTTTCTCCTCCGCCTGCATTTCTACGCCGCCATCTTCGTGGGGCCGTTCATCCTCGTCGCTGCGGGCAGTGGGGCTCTGTATGCGTTGACGCCTCAGTTGGAGCAGATGGTCTACGCCCAGCAGCTGCATGCGCCGGTGCGTGGTCACACCGTGCCACTTGCCGAGCAGATTGCTGCCTCGGAGGCCTTTGTCGGTGGGTCAGAGACCATCGTCGCAGTGCGGCCGGCACCTCGCCCGGGTGATACCACCCGCGTGATGTACGCGGACGGCCGTCTCGGGGAGAGTGAGACGAGAGCGATCTTCGTCGATCCTTCGACCGCGGAGATCCGCGGGGACCTCACCGCCTATGGGACGAGTGGCGCTCTCCCGATCCGCACATGGATCGATCAGTTGCATCGCAATCTCCACCTGGGCGATGCGGGACGACTGTACAGCGAGCTCGCCGCATCCTGGCTTGGCATCATCGCCCTGGCAGGCCTCGGGCTGTGGATAGCGCGTATACGGAGGAGTCGCTCCAAAAGAGACTTCCTCCGCCCCAATCGTTCGGCGCGCGGATATCGCCGCATCTTCTCGTGGCATGCATCCACTGGAGTCTGGCTACTCATCGGCGCTCTGTTCCTCTCGGCCACGGGCATTTCGTGGTCGCAATGGGGCGGGGGAAACTTCAGCACGCTTCGTCAAGCGTCCGATTGGTCGACTCCGTCAGTACAGACGGACCTCTCCGGCGGTTCATCTCCAAGCGGAGAGCACGCTGGGCATGGCGGGGGCGGTGCGTCCGACGGCGGTACTCCGGCTCCTGCACCCTCTCCCGAGGATTTCGAGCGAGCACTGGCTGTCGCCCGAGGCGTCAACGTCAACACGGGGTTGGTGGAGATCAGGCCCCCCGCAGAGGCAGGCTCGGCGTGGGTGGTCCAGGAGATTCAACGCAGCTTTCCGACGGAAGTAGACGCGGTCGCCATCGACGGTGCGACGATGCAAGTGACGGACCGCACGGATTTCTCGGAATTCCCACTGGCGGCGAAGCTCACGCGCTGGGGCATCGACACCCACATGGGATCGATGTTCGGGCTCCCCAATCAACTGGCGTTGTTCGTGCTCGCGGCCGGGATCATGGCAATGATCATCTTCGGGTACCTGATGTGGTGGAAGCGCCGTCCAACGGGCGGCGGGCGCCTCGTCGGGAAGCCGCCGGCCTCACAGGTGCTTGCACGCGCACCCTGGTGGGGAGTGCTGGCGATCCTGGCCGGGGGGCTGGTGATCGGGCTGTTCCTTCCGCTGCTCGGTCTGAGTCTCGCCGCCTTCGTCGTCACGGACGTGCTGGTCGGGGAATTCCAACGACGTGCGACGCGAGCGTGA
- a CDS encoding SDR family oxidoreductase encodes MRECQRKSVRPMSGPSLRYIVHGATGAQGAPVVTALTAAGFNAIGAVRDVTRIGGPAMVVDLSSTEALIRAYRGSGGVFIHLPEGRPEDHRAQMMAVSRAIRVARPRRVVMSTSGHAIGPGSGSAIAILHHELQAIGVPFAVVEPQISLENLLAPQIFDAALREGVLRLPMHRDVRLRWSSHLDVADTVTQLFHQHVGGGVLVGASPGLSGPDIAAGFSRYFEREIAYEAISQDAFLELSAFADGGAVSGQSVVDRLHRAQVQSRATDGSVSAVSLLGLRPRAVHEWLGDLGI; translated from the coding sequence ATGCGCGAGTGTCAGAGGAAGTCGGTGAGGCCGATGAGTGGTCCGTCGCTGAGGTACATCGTGCACGGTGCAACAGGGGCGCAAGGAGCACCCGTCGTGACCGCGCTCACCGCTGCCGGCTTCAACGCGATCGGGGCTGTCCGAGATGTCACTCGCATCGGAGGCCCGGCCATGGTCGTAGATCTGTCGTCCACCGAAGCTCTGATACGGGCCTATCGCGGTTCGGGTGGCGTCTTCATCCACCTCCCTGAGGGACGACCGGAGGACCATCGCGCGCAGATGATGGCGGTCAGCCGAGCCATTCGCGTCGCTCGACCCAGGCGCGTCGTCATGTCCACGAGCGGGCACGCAATTGGCCCCGGCTCCGGTTCGGCCATCGCCATCCTGCATCATGAGCTGCAGGCCATCGGTGTCCCGTTCGCCGTCGTCGAGCCGCAGATCTCGCTTGAGAACCTGCTGGCGCCGCAGATCTTCGACGCAGCGCTTCGCGAGGGGGTGCTCCGGCTCCCGATGCACCGTGACGTAAGGCTCCGCTGGAGCTCGCACCTCGATGTCGCGGACACCGTCACCCAGCTCTTCCACCAGCACGTCGGCGGGGGCGTATTGGTCGGTGCCTCTCCGGGGCTGTCTGGTCCCGACATCGCGGCTGGTTTCAGTCGCTACTTCGAACGTGAGATCGCCTACGAGGCCATCTCGCAGGACGCGTTCCTTGAGCTCAGTGCGTTCGCCGACGGGGGCGCGGTGTCCGGCCAGTCTGTCGTCGACCGCCTGCACCGTGCTCAGGTTCAGAGTCGGGCGACCGACGGTTCAGTGTCCGCTGTGAGCCTGTTGGGCCTGCGGCCTCGAGCGGTGCACGAATGGCTCGGGGACCTCGGCATCTGA
- a CDS encoding DUF5134 domain-containing protein: MAIIMTVLFFVTGVGYLIRAARDRDPVGRLSDIFHVVMSFSMLAMPWSWGMAVFPPVIQIIVFSLATLFYLVLLFGTPAPAHHTDPDSPISSHHHAGWPRVGFHAFMMGAMVVMGVLMNGMSHDEGHMDPPQGLMWTAENVISVSFMVAFGVSTIWYLASFIRLRRAPSVVRLNLSLMALMAIGMCLGFWPVW, translated from the coding sequence GTGGCGATCATCATGACCGTCCTGTTCTTCGTCACCGGCGTCGGCTACCTCATCCGGGCCGCGCGAGATCGCGACCCAGTAGGGCGGCTCAGCGACATCTTCCACGTGGTCATGAGCTTCTCCATGCTCGCGATGCCATGGTCCTGGGGTATGGCCGTCTTTCCTCCGGTCATCCAGATCATCGTCTTCTCGTTGGCCACCCTGTTCTATCTGGTGCTGCTCTTCGGCACTCCCGCTCCGGCTCATCACACGGACCCGGATTCGCCCATCTCGAGTCATCATCACGCTGGCTGGCCCAGGGTCGGGTTCCATGCGTTCATGATGGGAGCGATGGTCGTCATGGGCGTCCTGATGAACGGCATGTCCCACGACGAGGGGCACATGGATCCGCCGCAGGGCCTCATGTGGACGGCCGAGAACGTCATCAGTGTGTCGTTCATGGTCGCCTTCGGTGTGTCGACGATCTGGTACCTCGCAAGTTTCATCCGCCTACGACGGGCTCCCTCTGTCGTTCGTCTGAACCTCTCCCTCATGGCGCTCATGGCGATCGGTATGTGCCTCGGCTTCTGGCCGGTGTGGTGA
- a CDS encoding heavy-metal-associated domain-containing protein, translating into MSDITTTYSVSGMTCEHCVASVTEELSEISTVHAVDVHLESGSVQVSSTAPLSEAAIRNAIEGVGYTFNGLASS; encoded by the coding sequence ATGTCCGACATCACGACCACCTACTCGGTATCAGGTATGACGTGCGAGCATTGCGTCGCGTCCGTGACCGAAGAGCTCTCCGAGATCTCCACAGTCCACGCGGTGGACGTCCACCTCGAATCCGGATCCGTGCAGGTGTCATCGACCGCGCCGCTCAGCGAAGCCGCCATCCGGAACGCCATCGAAGGCGTCGGCTACACCTTCAACGGCCTCGCCTCAAGCTGA